One window from the genome of Flavobacterium agricola encodes:
- a CDS encoding carbonic anhydrase family protein, producing MKKYLSIFLLALLVSSCKVALVDKKDIIPNHVLSKEEQERLTPDEVILDLKQGNEAFASEKLTIRNTTQRMREAALGQYPEAVVLSCIDSRVPVEDVFNKAIGDIFVARVAGNIVDEDILGSLEYSCKVSGSKVVVVLGHEYCGAIKSSIDGVKLGHITAVLEKIDPAIDEAKKDFDGPTTSKNPEFVDQVCYFNVLNSMKVIRENSPILKEMEDLGQIKIVGAIYDLETGKVTFLDEQKI from the coding sequence ATGAAAAAATATTTAAGCATATTCCTTTTAGCTTTACTGGTAAGTTCTTGTAAAGTTGCTTTGGTTGATAAAAAAGATATCATTCCGAATCACGTTTTAAGCAAGGAAGAGCAAGAACGCTTAACTCCAGACGAAGTTATTTTAGATTTAAAACAAGGTAACGAAGCTTTTGCTAGCGAAAAGTTAACCATCAGAAATACAACGCAACGCATGCGCGAAGCTGCTTTAGGGCAATATCCAGAAGCGGTTGTTTTATCTTGTATTGATTCTCGCGTACCGGTCGAAGATGTTTTTAATAAAGCGATTGGTGATATTTTTGTAGCACGCGTTGCCGGAAATATTGTAGATGAAGATATTTTAGGAAGTTTAGAATACAGCTGCAAGGTTTCAGGTTCTAAAGTTGTTGTTGTTTTAGGACATGAATATTGTGGAGCCATAAAATCAAGCATTGATGGGGTTAAATTAGGCCATATTACTGCTGTTTTAGAAAAAATTGATCCCGCAATTGACGAAGCAAAAAAAGATTTTGATGGACCAACTACATCAAAAAATCCAGAATTTGTAGATCAGGTTTGCTATTTTAACGTATTAAATTCAATGAAAGTAATTCGAGAAAATAGTCCGATTTTAAAAGAAATGGAAGATTTAGGACAAATTAAAATTGTAGGTGCTATCTACGATTTAGAAACTGGTAAAGTAACATTTTTAGACGAACAAAAAATATAA
- the dtd gene encoding D-aminoacyl-tRNA deacylase, translating into MRIIIQRVSEASVTINQIKVAEINQGLLVLLGIEDADTDDDIKWLSNKITNLRIFGDENDVMNLSVKDVDGDIILVSQFTLHAATKKGNRPSYIKASKPDIAVPLYEKFIVQLEQDLGKKIQTGQFGADMKVALLNDGPVTIFIDSKNKE; encoded by the coding sequence ATGAGAATAATAATTCAACGCGTTTCTGAAGCTTCAGTAACTATAAATCAAATCAAGGTTGCAGAAATTAACCAAGGTTTATTGGTTTTATTAGGAATTGAAGATGCTGATACGGATGATGATATAAAATGGCTGTCTAATAAAATTACTAATCTTCGCATTTTTGGCGACGAAAATGATGTGATGAATTTGTCAGTTAAAGATGTTGATGGCGATATAATTTTGGTTAGCCAATTTACCTTACATGCCGCAACTAAAAAAGGCAATCGCCCTTCGTACATAAAAGCTTCTAAGCCAGATATTGCTGTGCCTTTGTACGAAAAGTTTATTGTACAACTAGAACAAGATTTAGGAAAAAAAATTCAAACCGGTCAGTTTGGTGCCGATATGAAAGTTGCTTTGCTAAACGACGGTCCTGTAACTATTTTTATAGATTCTAAAAACAAAGAATAA
- a CDS encoding bifunctional 3-deoxy-7-phosphoheptulonate synthase/chorismate mutase type II: protein MKNTPELRTWLNDFNLEHPLVIAGPCSAETEEQVLKIAHELKNSDVSIFRAGIWKPRTRPGGFEGVGEIGLKWLKKAKEETGMLIATEVATANHVKLALEYDVDVLWIGARTTANPFAVQEIADALAGTDKIVLIKNPVNPDLALWLGGIERLYNADIKKLGVIHRGFSSYEKTKYRNIPEWQIPIELQNRFPDLPLICDPSHITGNRDMVQKVSQQALNLNYDGLIIETHIDPDNAWSDAAQQVTPDHLKNMFVHLKMRKKEDTSENYNANLDNLRLQIDEVDAKILDILSKRMLIADEIGKLKKAHNVAVLQNTRWVNMLDRIVEDGAAKGLSEEFVVELFKAIHQESINHQEAIVNN from the coding sequence ATGAAAAATACACCCGAATTACGCACTTGGTTAAACGATTTTAATTTAGAACATCCGCTAGTAATTGCCGGACCATGTAGTGCAGAAACCGAAGAGCAAGTTTTAAAAATTGCACACGAATTAAAAAATTCTGACGTAAGTATTTTTAGAGCAGGAATTTGGAAACCACGCACACGCCCTGGAGGATTTGAAGGCGTTGGCGAAATTGGTTTAAAATGGCTTAAAAAAGCAAAAGAAGAAACCGGCATGTTAATAGCAACCGAGGTTGCTACAGCTAATCACGTAAAATTAGCTTTGGAATATGATGTTGATGTGTTATGGATTGGTGCTCGTACAACTGCAAATCCGTTTGCCGTACAAGAAATAGCTGATGCGTTGGCCGGAACTGATAAAATTGTTTTAATTAAAAATCCTGTAAACCCAGATTTAGCTTTATGGTTGGGCGGTATAGAACGATTGTATAATGCAGATATTAAGAAGTTAGGCGTAATTCACCGTGGATTCTCGTCTTACGAAAAAACAAAATACAGAAACATTCCAGAATGGCAAATTCCTATCGAATTGCAAAATCGTTTTCCTGACTTACCATTAATTTGTGATCCGTCACATATTACAGGTAATCGAGATATGGTTCAAAAGGTTTCGCAACAAGCATTAAACTTGAATTATGATGGGTTAATTATCGAAACGCATATTGATCCTGATAATGCATGGAGCGATGCTGCTCAGCAAGTTACGCCCGATCATCTAAAAAATATGTTCGTTCATCTAAAAATGAGAAAAAAAGAAGATACATCTGAAAATTATAACGCAAATTTAGATAATCTTAGATTACAAATAGATGAAGTAGATGCCAAAATTTTAGATATTTTATCGAAACGAATGCTAATTGCTGATGAAATTGGTAAATTAAAAAAAGCGCACAATGTTGCGGTTTTACAAAATACCAGATGGGTAAATATGCTTGACAGAATTGTAGAAGATGGTGCAGCAAAAGGATTAAGTGAAGAATTTGTTGTTGAACTATTTAAAGCCATTCATCAAGAAAGTATTAACCACCAAGAAGCAATAGTTAATAATTAA
- the kynU gene encoding kynureninase gives MQFKNTLDFAKQLDQQDVLAKYKAEFNFPKVNGEEVIYFTGNSLGLQPKIAKEYVDEVMTNWADLGVEGHFNGSKPWWDYQERFAEPLSKIVGAKPSEVTVMNTLSVNLNLLLVSFYRPTKQRFKIICEEKAFPSDQYLIQEQVRNHGLDPATTIVEVKRRPGEHNFRTEDILQTIQSVGNELALVLMGGINYYTGQVLDMQAITKAGHQVGAYVGWDLAHAAGNIKMHLHDWQVDFAAWCSYKYMNAGPGSASGIFVHEKHHKSNLPRFAGWWGHNKERRFLMEPAFDPIQGAEGWQISNPPVLSLAPYLGSVAMFNEVGMDALIAKRDTITAYLAFVLQDIASQVHANFEVITPAEPEQRASQISLFLHGQGKELFTYLMQNGVIVDWREPNVIRLAPVPFYTSYQDIYNFGQILKAGLV, from the coding sequence ATGCAATTTAAAAATACATTAGATTTTGCCAAACAGCTTGACCAACAAGATGTTTTAGCTAAATATAAAGCTGAGTTTAACTTTCCGAAAGTTAACGGAGAGGAAGTTATTTATTTTACCGGAAACTCTTTAGGCTTACAACCCAAAATAGCTAAAGAATATGTTGATGAAGTTATGACCAATTGGGCTGATTTAGGTGTAGAAGGTCATTTTAACGGATCAAAACCTTGGTGGGATTACCAGGAGCGTTTTGCCGAACCTTTAAGTAAAATTGTTGGTGCAAAACCGTCAGAAGTTACGGTAATGAATACCTTATCTGTAAATCTAAATCTTTTGTTGGTTTCATTTTATCGCCCAACAAAACAACGATTTAAAATTATTTGCGAAGAAAAAGCCTTTCCTTCTGATCAATATTTAATTCAAGAACAAGTTCGTAATCACGGTTTAGATCCGGCAACTACAATTGTTGAGGTAAAACGTAGACCGGGCGAACATAATTTTAGAACTGAAGATATTTTGCAAACCATTCAATCGGTTGGTAATGAGTTGGCTTTGGTTTTAATGGGAGGAATTAATTATTATACCGGCCAAGTTTTAGATATGCAAGCTATTACAAAAGCTGGGCATCAAGTTGGTGCCTATGTTGGTTGGGATTTAGCGCATGCAGCCGGAAATATTAAAATGCATTTGCACGATTGGCAAGTTGATTTTGCTGCGTGGTGCAGTTACAAATATATGAATGCTGGGCCGGGTAGTGCTTCCGGAATTTTTGTGCATGAAAAACATCATAAATCTAACCTACCGCGTTTTGCCGGTTGGTGGGGGCATAATAAGGAACGCCGTTTTTTAATGGAACCAGCTTTTGATCCGATTCAAGGTGCAGAAGGATGGCAAATTTCTAATCCACCTGTTTTATCGTTAGCGCCTTATTTAGGTTCGGTTGCTATGTTTAATGAAGTAGGAATGGATGCTTTGATTGCTAAACGCGATACAATTACTGCCTATTTAGCTTTTGTTTTACAAGATATTGCCTCGCAAGTTCATGCTAATTTTGAAGTAATTACACCAGCTGAGCCTGAACAACGCGCTTCTCAAATTTCTTTATTTTTGCATGGGCAAGGTAAAGAATTGTTTACCTATTTGATGCAAAACGGAGTAATTGTAGATTGGCGTGAGCCCAACGTAATTCGTTTAGCACCCGTGCCTTTTTATACTTCGTATCAAGACATTTATAATTTTGGTCAAATATTAAAGGCTGGTTTAGTTTAA
- a CDS encoding pyridoxal phosphate-dependent aminotransferase: MIEVANRLHSTQEYYFSVKLREVAQMLSEGKKVINLGIGSPDLDPHPSVIQAITEAMNDPKAHQYQSYQGLLEMRQAMANFYKKFYNVNLDPHSEILPLMGSKEGIMHIALAFLNPGDKVLVPNPGYPTYQSVLNIVDAEAVYYDLTEASDWEPDFDAIEAQGLAGVKLMFTNYPHMPTGAAGSKALYQKIVDFAKKHNILLVNDNPYSFILNDNPLSILDADGAKDIAIELNSLSKTFNMAGWRVGMVVGAKYFIDAILKVKSNMDSGMFYGIQKGAIQALSLDTDWFSSLNKIYKKRKQKIIELAHLLDCEVDAKAVGMFVWAKLPLGSASATEIIDYQLQNNHIFITPGSIFGSNGNNYIRFSLCLSEQLIDEAIARVKQNKLITTN; the protein is encoded by the coding sequence ATGATAGAAGTAGCGAATCGCTTACACAGCACGCAAGAATATTACTTTTCTGTAAAATTACGCGAAGTTGCGCAAATGCTTTCAGAAGGAAAAAAAGTAATTAATTTAGGTATTGGGAGCCCAGATTTAGATCCGCATCCATCCGTAATACAAGCTATTACAGAAGCGATGAACGATCCAAAAGCGCATCAATATCAATCCTATCAGGGCTTGTTAGAAATGCGTCAAGCTATGGCCAATTTTTATAAAAAGTTTTATAACGTAAACCTAGATCCACATTCAGAAATTTTACCGCTTATGGGTTCTAAAGAAGGGATTATGCACATTGCGTTAGCTTTTTTAAATCCAGGGGATAAGGTTTTAGTTCCTAATCCAGGATATCCAACCTATCAATCGGTTTTAAATATTGTAGATGCAGAAGCTGTTTATTATGATTTAACCGAAGCGTCTGACTGGGAACCAGATTTTGATGCTATAGAAGCACAAGGTTTAGCAGGTGTAAAGCTTATGTTTACCAATTATCCGCACATGCCAACCGGAGCAGCAGGCAGTAAAGCTTTGTATCAAAAAATTGTAGATTTTGCTAAAAAACATAACATATTGCTTGTTAATGACAATCCGTACAGCTTTATTTTGAATGATAATCCGCTTTCTATTTTAGATGCTGATGGCGCTAAAGATATAGCAATTGAGCTAAATTCTTTATCTAAAACATTCAACATGGCTGGTTGGCGCGTAGGCATGGTTGTGGGAGCTAAATATTTTATTGATGCTATTTTAAAAGTAAAATCAAATATGGATAGCGGTATGTTTTATGGCATTCAAAAAGGTGCTATTCAAGCGCTATCGCTTGATACTGATTGGTTTTCAAGCTTAAATAAAATTTATAAAAAACGCAAACAAAAAATTATTGAATTAGCACATTTATTAGATTGTGAAGTTGATGCAAAAGCGGTTGGCATGTTTGTTTGGGCAAAATTACCTTTAGGGAGTGCAAGCGCAACCGAAATAATAGATTATCAACTACAAAACAATCATATTTTTATTACTCCAGGTTCTATTTTTGGTAGCAACGGTAACAATTACATTCGCTTTTCCCTTTGTTTATCAGAACAATTAATTGATGAAGCAATTGCGCGAGTAAAACAAAACAAACTTATTACAACAAATTAA
- a CDS encoding prephenate dehydratase: MKNTIAIQGIKGSFHHQVANEYFGAYDNLDECLSFPAVVNSLLTQKSNVAIMAIENSIAGSIIPNHALIDANNLHVVGEHYLNINQNLMVLPGQTISDITEVHSHPMALLQCQDFFAQYPHIKLVEDVDTAETARRIYANQLKGIGAIASETAATLYGLEIIGHQIQTIKNNYTRFVIIKTTNDFDAKENLNKASLKFELEHKGGSLATVLNVMNDCNLNLTRIQSMPVIEKPWCYSFFVDFTFQDYEDYEKGKALLTIMAQELKVLGEYKNALV; encoded by the coding sequence ATGAAAAATACAATCGCCATTCAAGGCATTAAAGGTTCTTTTCATCATCAAGTTGCTAACGAATATTTTGGTGCGTATGATAATTTAGACGAATGCTTGTCTTTCCCGGCTGTGGTAAATAGCTTGTTAACCCAAAAAAGTAATGTAGCTATTATGGCGATAGAAAATTCTATAGCAGGTTCTATAATTCCAAACCATGCTTTAATTGATGCCAATAATTTGCATGTAGTGGGAGAACATTATTTAAACATTAACCAAAATTTAATGGTTTTACCTGGGCAAACCATTAGTGATATTACTGAGGTACATTCGCATCCCATGGCGTTGTTACAATGTCAAGATTTTTTTGCACAATATCCGCACATTAAATTGGTTGAAGATGTTGATACGGCAGAAACGGCACGCAGAATTTATGCGAACCAATTAAAAGGTATTGGCGCAATTGCTAGCGAAACTGCAGCAACATTGTACGGATTAGAAATTATTGGTCATCAAATTCAAACCATTAAAAATAATTACACCCGTTTTGTAATTATTAAAACTACAAATGATTTTGATGCCAAAGAAAATTTAAACAAAGCATCTTTAAAATTTGAATTAGAACATAAAGGCGGAAGTTTAGCTACGGTGCTTAATGTAATGAACGATTGTAATTTAAATTTAACCCGCATTCAATCTATGCCTGTGATTGAAAAACCGTGGTGCTATTCCTTTTTTGTTGATTTTACTTTTCAGGATTATGAAGATTATGAAAAAGGAAAAGCTTTGTTAACCATTATGGCACAAGAATTAAAAGTTTTAGGAGAATATAAAAACGCATTGGTATGA
- the rsgA gene encoding ribosome small subunit-dependent GTPase A — MNGIVYKSTGSWYTVKSETGEFVECRIKGKFRIKGIKSTNPIAVGDWVTYELDKTSDVITGVITAITDRRNYIVRKSVNLSKQVHIIASNVDQMFILVTINNPITTTSFIDRFLITAEAYGIQAVLVFNKIDTLDETALEDQLYLQYIYSQIGYPCLRISATTGQGIDDLKVMMKDKVSMFTGHSGVGKSTLINVLQPGLALKTNQISEQHQQGQHTTTFAEMFDLDFGAKIIDTPGIRGFGIVDMEKTEVTDYFPEFFALKDQCKFNNCLHKEEPHCAVKDALENEEVSWSRYRSYLQILEGDDEQHHYRTDVYHDPKRQGIE; from the coding sequence ATGAATGGTATTGTTTATAAATCTACAGGTAGCTGGTACACGGTTAAATCTGAAACGGGTGAATTTGTAGAGTGCCGTATTAAAGGTAAGTTTAGAATTAAAGGTATAAAAAGTACAAATCCTATTGCTGTTGGCGATTGGGTAACTTATGAATTAGATAAAACGTCGGATGTTATTACGGGAGTTATTACCGCAATTACAGACCGACGTAATTATATAGTACGTAAGTCAGTAAACTTATCTAAACAAGTTCACATAATTGCTTCAAACGTAGATCAAATGTTTATTTTGGTCACCATAAATAATCCTATTACCACAACCAGTTTTATAGATCGATTTTTAATTACGGCAGAAGCTTACGGCATTCAGGCTGTTTTAGTTTTTAATAAAATTGATACCTTAGATGAAACTGCTTTAGAAGATCAGTTGTATTTACAATACATTTATTCTCAAATTGGTTATCCGTGCTTGCGTATTTCAGCAACAACGGGACAAGGAATTGATGATTTGAAAGTCATGATGAAAGATAAGGTTTCTATGTTTACTGGGCATTCGGGCGTAGGAAAATCAACCTTAATAAACGTTTTACAGCCTGGATTAGCACTTAAAACCAATCAGATTTCTGAGCAGCATCAACAAGGGCAACATACCACAACTTTTGCCGAAATGTTTGATTTAGATTTTGGAGCTAAAATTATTGATACGCCTGGTATTCGTGGTTTTGGAATTGTGGATATGGAAAAAACAGAAGTTACTGACTATTTTCCGGAGTTTTTTGCTTTAAAAGATCAATGTAAGTTTAACAATTGCTTGCATAAAGAAGAACCACATTGTGCTGTTAAAGATGCACTTGAAAATGAAGAAGTTTCTTGGTCAAGATATCGTAGTTATTTGCAAATTTTAGAGGGTGATGACGAACAACATCATTACAGAACCGATGTGTATCACGACCCAAAAAGACAAGGAATAGAATAA
- a CDS encoding nucleotide pyrophosphohydrolase — MNIKDSQLAVDTWIKEHGVRYFNELTNMAQLTEEVGEVARIIARRYGEQSEKESDKNKDLGEELADVVFVVLCLANQTGVDLQAAFDKKMDVKTKRDHDRHHNNEKLK; from the coding sequence ATGAATATTAAAGATTCTCAATTAGCTGTAGATACGTGGATTAAAGAGCACGGTGTTCGCTATTTTAACGAATTAACCAATATGGCACAATTAACCGAAGAAGTTGGTGAAGTTGCCCGCATTATTGCCCGTCGTTACGGAGAACAATCTGAAAAAGAAAGCGATAAAAACAAAGATTTAGGCGAAGAACTTGCCGATGTTGTTTTTGTTGTGCTTTGTTTAGCTAACCAAACCGGAGTAGATTTACAAGCTGCTTTTGACAAAAAAATGGATGTAAAAACCAAACGCGATCACGATCGCCATCACAATAACGAAAAACTAAAATAA
- the queA gene encoding tRNA preQ1(34) S-adenosylmethionine ribosyltransferase-isomerase QueA has product MKLSNFNFNLPEELLAEYPAENRDESRLMVIHRKTGEIEHRLFKDIIEYFDEGDVMVLNNTKVFPARLYGNKEKTGARIEVFLLRELNAEQRLWDVLVDPARKIRIGNKLYFGEDDSLVAEVIDNTTSRGRTLRFLYDGSYEEFRSKLVELGETPIPKYITRPVEEEDAERYQTIYAKEEGAVAAPTAGLHFSKHLMKRLEIKGINFAELTLHVGLGTFNPVEVEDLSKHKMDSEEAHISQETCDIVNNAKQKKFKVCAIGTTSMRALESSVSSSRTLNAFDGWTNKFIFPPYDFSIADCMVTNFHTPKSTLLMMISAFMGHDLMRKAYDEAVKEGYKFYSYGDAMLIL; this is encoded by the coding sequence ATGAAGTTATCTAATTTCAATTTTAACTTACCTGAGGAGTTATTAGCAGAATATCCTGCAGAAAACAGAGATGAATCTCGTTTAATGGTGATTCACCGTAAAACCGGGGAGATTGAACATAGATTATTTAAAGATATTATTGAATATTTTGACGAAGGCGATGTAATGGTGTTAAACAACACCAAGGTTTTTCCTGCTCGCTTATACGGAAATAAAGAAAAAACCGGAGCGCGTATTGAAGTTTTCTTGTTAAGAGAATTAAATGCAGAACAACGCTTATGGGATGTTTTAGTAGATCCGGCTCGTAAAATTCGTATCGGTAATAAATTATATTTCGGAGAAGACGATTCTTTAGTTGCTGAGGTAATTGATAATACAACTTCTCGCGGACGTACATTACGTTTTTTATATGACGGTTCGTACGAAGAATTTCGTTCTAAATTAGTTGAATTGGGAGAAACTCCAATTCCTAAATATATCACCCGCCCGGTTGAAGAAGAAGATGCTGAGCGTTACCAAACCATTTATGCTAAAGAAGAAGGAGCTGTTGCAGCACCAACTGCTGGTTTGCACTTTTCTAAACATTTAATGAAACGTTTAGAAATTAAAGGTATTAATTTTGCAGAACTTACTTTACACGTTGGTTTAGGAACTTTTAATCCGGTTGAAGTTGAAGATTTATCTAAACACAAAATGGATTCTGAAGAAGCACATATTTCTCAAGAAACTTGTGATATTGTAAACAACGCAAAACAAAAGAAATTTAAAGTTTGTGCCATTGGTACAACATCTATGCGTGCTTTAGAAAGTTCAGTTTCTTCAAGCCGTACATTAAATGCTTTTGACGGATGGACAAATAAATTTATTTTCCCTCCTTACGATTTCTCAATTGCAGATTGTATGGTAACAAACTTTCATACGCCAAAATCTACTTTATTGATGATGATTTCTGCATTTATGGGGCACGATTTAATGCGTAAAGCATATGATGAAGCAGTTAAAGAAGGTTACAAATTCTATTCATATGGTGATGCCATGTTAATTTTATAA
- a CDS encoding 3-phosphoshikimate 1-carboxyvinyltransferase, whose protein sequence is MDIHLNAKQLKSDVKLVISGSKSESNRILLLQALYPYLKIHNLSNSDDSEFMQKALQSVSTIKDIHHAGTAMRFLTAFYATTAGQEVVMQGSSRMHERPIGVLVDALQQLGANITYLENQGYPPLKIVGKNITLNQVRIKADVSSQYISALLLVAPKLENGLEIELLGEVTSVPYLKMTLQILTDLGIENHFSGNKIIVKPCEKLTLQEFTVESDWSSASYFYSIVALQPIGFTTHLASYKKSSLQGDSVLQEIYKDFGVETIFSENQITLKKVAHPTKQSVAYDLRNAPDIAQTIAVTCLALGMGCNLTGLHTLKIKETDRLLVLENEISKFGASISTTSNTLLLAPFNVELFATNPEIAIKTYQDHRMAMAFAPLACKQPITILEAEVVTKSYLAFWDDLKRLNF, encoded by the coding sequence ATGGATATTCACTTAAACGCCAAACAATTAAAATCAGACGTAAAACTTGTAATTTCAGGAAGTAAGTCCGAATCCAACCGCATTTTATTGTTACAAGCGCTGTATCCATATTTAAAAATTCATAATCTTTCTAATTCTGATGATAGCGAATTTATGCAAAAAGCATTACAATCGGTATCCACAATTAAAGATATTCATCACGCAGGTACAGCCATGCGTTTTTTAACAGCTTTTTACGCAACTACTGCAGGTCAAGAAGTTGTTATGCAAGGTTCTTCTAGAATGCATGAGCGTCCAATTGGCGTTTTGGTTGATGCGTTACAACAACTTGGCGCAAATATTACCTATTTAGAAAATCAAGGTTATCCGCCTTTAAAAATTGTAGGTAAAAACATTACTTTAAACCAAGTACGAATAAAAGCTGATGTTAGCAGTCAGTACATTTCTGCACTTTTGTTGGTTGCTCCAAAGTTAGAAAATGGATTAGAAATAGAATTATTGGGTGAAGTTACCTCTGTCCCGTACCTAAAAATGACCTTGCAAATTTTAACCGATTTAGGCATCGAAAATCATTTTTCAGGAAACAAAATTATTGTAAAACCTTGTGAAAAGTTAACGCTTCAAGAATTTACGGTAGAATCCGATTGGAGTTCTGCTTCGTATTTTTATTCTATTGTTGCACTCCAACCTATTGGCTTTACTACGCATTTAGCATCTTATAAAAAATCAAGTTTGCAAGGCGATAGCGTGTTGCAAGAAATTTATAAAGATTTTGGGGTAGAAACCATTTTTTCTGAAAATCAGATAACTTTAAAAAAAGTTGCTCATCCAACCAAGCAATCTGTAGCTTATGATTTGCGTAATGCGCCAGATATTGCACAAACCATTGCTGTAACTTGTTTAGCTTTAGGAATGGGGTGTAATTTAACAGGTTTACATACCTTAAAAATTAAAGAAACCGATCGTTTATTGGTTTTAGAAAACGAAATATCTAAATTCGGAGCAAGTATTTCAACTACATCAAATACACTTTTGTTAGCACCTTTTAATGTTGAGCTATTTGCTACAAATCCTGAAATTGCAATTAAAACATATCAAGATCATCGTATGGCCATGGCATTTGCACCTTTGGCCTGCAAGCAGCCCATAACAATTTTAGAAGCCGAGGTGGTAACCAAATCGTACCTTGCCTTTTGGGACGATTTAAAAAGGTTAAATTTTTAA
- the brnQ gene encoding branched-chain amino acid transport system II carrier protein, which translates to MNNKKFTHTLTIGFALFAMFFGAGNLLLPPHIGVKVGNEFLIAILAFGLSGILLPFTGILAVIKFGDSFNDLGAIISSKLSTIIGTIIMICIGPLIAIPRTAAVTYEVGVSTFFPSVGAFIPCLLFFIITIALSIRPSKIVDVIGNVLTPILLVLLALLIFAGVINPQSATEQTELNMINAFSYAFTEGYQTLDVLASVIFAGIIIKATKAKGYTDNKSKTQVVIISGVISVLSLLFVYGGLIYLGASSGIYDTGISRSELLITIAANILGEYGLIAIALAMGFACLTTAIALTTAAGLFFSDLTNGKIKYEAFVIICALVSLFLSIYGVDAIINFAYPPLAFVYPITITLILYALFFGGFVKVKQAYVGAILATSIIALLMVIKLIYEMNNVVTPSFDAFLNQIPLFDFGLGWVLPSLIGFVVGYFIGKKNEPQSV; encoded by the coding sequence ATGAATAATAAAAAATTCACACACACCTTAACTATTGGCTTTGCTTTATTTGCCATGTTTTTTGGTGCCGGTAATTTATTATTACCTCCGCATATTGGCGTTAAAGTAGGTAACGAATTTTTAATAGCAATTTTAGCTTTTGGCTTATCTGGTATTTTATTACCGTTTACAGGTATTTTAGCAGTAATTAAATTTGGAGATTCATTTAATGATTTGGGGGCAATAATTAGCAGTAAATTAAGTACAATTATTGGTACGATTATTATGATTTGCATTGGACCGTTAATTGCAATTCCAAGAACAGCAGCTGTAACGTACGAGGTTGGAGTTAGTACTTTTTTTCCTTCAGTTGGTGCTTTTATTCCTTGTTTGCTGTTTTTTATTATTACGATAGCACTATCTATTCGTCCATCAAAAATTGTTGACGTAATTGGTAACGTATTAACCCCAATATTGTTGGTGTTGTTGGCTTTGTTAATTTTTGCTGGCGTTATTAATCCGCAATCGGCTACAGAGCAAACAGAGTTAAACATGATTAATGCCTTTTCATATGCGTTTACAGAAGGATACCAAACTTTAGATGTTTTGGCTTCTGTTATTTTTGCTGGAATTATTATTAAAGCAACAAAAGCTAAAGGTTATACCGATAATAAAAGCAAAACACAAGTTGTTATTATTTCAGGTGTAATTTCAGTTTTAAGCTTATTATTTGTTTATGGTGGTTTAATATATTTGGGTGCATCTTCAGGTATTTATGATACCGGTATTTCTCGCTCTGAATTGTTGATTACTATTGCAGCAAACATTCTAGGAGAATATGGTTTAATTGCAATAGCTTTAGCTATGGGATTTGCTTGTTTAACCACAGCAATTGCGTTAACTACAGCTGCAGGTTTATTTTTTAGCGATTTAACCAACGGAAAAATTAAATACGAAGCTTTTGTTATTATTTGTGCTTTGGTGTCTTTATTTTTATCTATTTATGGGGTTGATGCGATTATTAACTTTGCTTACCCGCCGTTGGCATTTGTTTATCCAATAACGATTACTTTAATATTATACGCTTTATTTTTTGGCGGATTTGTAAAAGTAAAACAAGCGTATGTTGGTGCAATTTTAGCTACCAGTATTATTGCTTTATTAATGGTTATTAAGCTAATTTATGAAATGAATAATGTTGTAACCCCAAGTTTTGATGCATTTTTAAATCAGATTCCGTTATTTGATTTTGGTTTGGGTTGGGTATTGCCATCGCTTATTGGTTTTGTAGTTGGTTATTTTATTGGTAAAAAAAATGAACCACAATCGGTTTAA